From Scophthalmus maximus strain ysfricsl-2021 chromosome 14, ASM2237912v1, whole genome shotgun sequence, one genomic window encodes:
- the mmadhcb gene encoding metabolism of cobalamin associated Db, which produces MANVLCHRARLVTYLPGLHVLVHRVAGARAFSNMGEPHVAITPSDMGLRTVWPDESMGPFGSQDQRFQLPGNVGFDHHLEGLTKQEESLAHKMIPNVLSSPSTSERHEFILTQVIGDFEKDDSASCQSVIRAEQYFDNSSVECAIESCPALLQKDFHSMFPEAPPSGMMVVTVTQKTQNNMTSWCAEVEQEREQMLGKFVDGAQDICYALKREGFWADFIDPSSGLAFFGSYTNNTLFETDDRYRHLGFQIEDLGCCRVIRHALWGTHVFVGTIFTDAPPSSLVMKKLQGR; this is translated from the exons gtgctgTGCCACAGAGCCAGGCTGGTCACTTACCTCCCAGGACTTCATGTATTGGTTCATCGTGTGGCAGGAGCCAGAGCCTTCTCTAATATGGGTGAACCCCACGTAGCCATCACTCCATCTGACATGG GACTGCGGACAGTGTGGCCTGATGAGAGCATGGGTCCTTTTGGGTCCCAGGACCAGCGCTTCCAGCTGCCTGGTAATGTGGGCTTTGACCACCACCTAGAAGGACTAACAAAGCAGGAGGAGAGCCTGGCACACAAGATGATCCCTAATGTGCTGTCATCCCCGTCCACTAGTGAGAGACATGAGTTCATACTGACCCAGGTCATTGGTGACTTT gaaaAAGATGACTCAGCCTCCTGTCAGAGTGTCATTAGAGCTGAACAGTACTTTGATAACTCCAGTGTAGAGTGTGCTATAGAGTCATGCCCCGCGCTTCTACAGAAAG ATTTCCATTCCATGTTTCCTGAGGCTCCACCCTCTGGTATGATGGTGGTCACAGTGACCCAGAAAACCCAGAACAATATGACATCATGGTGTGCcgaggtggagcaggagagagagcagatgcTTGGCAAG TTTGTGGATGGAGCCCAGGATATCTGCTATGCCCTGAAGAGAGAAGGATTCTGGGCTGACTTTATCGACCCTTCCTCAGGCCTGGCG TTCTTTGGCTCGTACACCAACAACACACTGTTTGAGACCGATGACCGGTACCGTCACCTGGGTTTCCAGATCGAGGACCTAGGCTGCTGCAGAGTGATCAGACACGCTTTGTGGGGGACACATGTTTTTGTGGGGACAATATTTACTGACGCACCACCCAGCAGCCTCGTAATGAAGAAGCTTCAGGGCAGATGA